One Echinicola strongylocentroti DNA window includes the following coding sequences:
- a CDS encoding mechanosensitive ion channel family protein: protein MRLQLRLLLLGLTLLFSTAVFGAEGVDGKFPQIEDTASYVNLSTPYTTTLTFFLNLEEKNYRPENAAKTLGGDLAPKEAQKQVVKLKQVFDGQGVFVEVDGIPNEANYTDSTRSYQSKYFFDNNRLPQIFLEKTGDQWKFSSYTVSQIDELHKETYPYGTAKLLNLLPKIGQQVYLGLHLWQLCGMFLLVLFVFTAHKLFTFIVDRGMYHVSLKLGYKQVAETYLLPVARVISIYLVVLLVDIFIRVLQLPIEVVSWIVILLNAAKPLIITIVFYKLADLLSAYFERQADKTASNLDDQLVPLIRKTLKAFIIIVGSLFILKNGLQVDIWPFLTGLSIGGLAFALAAQDTIKNFFGSVMIFIDKPFQVGDWITSGDVDGTVEEVGFRSTRVRTFRNSLMYIPNGRIADATVDNHGLRQYRRFYTTITITYGTPPELINVFVEGLREIVKNHPQTRKDYYNVYFNNMSAYSLDIMFYVFFEVPTWGDELQGRHDLLIQIVKLANELGVNFAFPTQTLHMETFPEKEGLSPIYEGNEGTYKKRLDEFIQREMKK from the coding sequence ATGAGGTTACAACTAAGGCTGCTCTTACTAGGGCTTACATTGTTATTTAGCACTGCTGTTTTTGGAGCAGAAGGCGTTGACGGGAAGTTTCCCCAAATAGAAGATACAGCTTCTTATGTGAATCTTTCCACTCCCTACACTACCACACTTACATTTTTCCTTAACCTAGAAGAAAAGAACTATCGACCAGAGAATGCCGCCAAAACATTGGGAGGAGATCTAGCTCCTAAAGAAGCGCAAAAACAGGTGGTGAAGCTTAAGCAGGTGTTTGATGGTCAGGGGGTCTTTGTGGAGGTAGATGGTATACCCAATGAGGCCAATTATACGGACTCAACAAGAAGTTACCAGTCGAAATACTTTTTTGACAATAACCGTCTTCCTCAGATTTTCCTCGAAAAAACGGGAGACCAATGGAAGTTTTCCAGCTATACCGTTTCCCAGATCGATGAGCTTCATAAAGAAACGTATCCCTACGGCACCGCTAAACTCCTTAACTTGTTGCCTAAAATTGGCCAGCAGGTTTATTTGGGATTACATTTATGGCAGTTGTGCGGAATGTTCCTATTGGTGCTTTTTGTTTTTACGGCGCATAAGCTATTTACTTTTATTGTGGATAGAGGGATGTACCATGTATCCCTAAAGCTGGGCTATAAGCAGGTCGCCGAGACCTATTTGCTCCCTGTGGCACGGGTGATCAGTATTTACCTAGTCGTGCTGTTGGTAGATATTTTTATCCGTGTATTACAGCTTCCGATTGAGGTGGTTTCATGGATTGTGATCCTGCTGAATGCAGCAAAACCACTGATCATTACCATTGTTTTTTATAAACTGGCGGATTTATTGTCTGCATATTTCGAAAGACAAGCAGACAAGACAGCGTCCAACTTGGATGATCAGTTAGTGCCATTGATACGGAAGACGTTAAAAGCATTCATCATCATCGTAGGCTCGTTGTTTATCCTGAAAAATGGCTTACAGGTGGATATTTGGCCATTTCTGACAGGCCTTTCCATTGGTGGCTTGGCTTTTGCCTTGGCCGCCCAGGATACCATCAAGAACTTCTTTGGTTCGGTGATGATCTTTATCGACAAGCCTTTTCAAGTCGGGGATTGGATTACCAGTGGAGATGTGGACGGTACGGTGGAGGAAGTTGGTTTTCGCTCGACACGGGTACGGACATTCCGAAATTCCCTGATGTATATTCCCAATGGCCGTATCGCTGATGCCACGGTCGATAACCATGGTTTGCGACAATACCGGAGGTTTTATACGACCATCACCATTACTTACGGTACACCACCAGAGCTTATAAATGTTTTTGTGGAGGGCTTGCGGGAAATCGTCAAGAACCACCCACAGACCAGAAAGGACTATTATAATGTGTACTTTAACAATATGTCAGCCTATAGCCTTGACATCATGTTCTATGTGTTTTTTGAGGTGCCCACTTGGGGGGATGAATTGCAAGGGAGACATGATCTTCTTATCCAAATCGTCAAGCTGGCCAACGAACTAGGGGTGAACTTTGCCTTCCCTACCCAAACGCTACACATGGAAACATTCCCAGAGAAGGAAGGCCTGTCGCCAATATATGAAGGTAATGAAGGCACTTATAAGAAACGATTGGATGAATTTATCCAGCGGGAAATGAAAAAGTAA
- a CDS encoding VTT domain-containing protein: MARHTAFLSNISSLYQKNPLMALAMLWVMVIPAIGSTMLVSFAYLNHDIPSSLPPSLYLLLILTSTIMMGLALCPTTILAILLGYWWGWTVFPAVIISYSLASLLGYFLGMKLDKNSLALILNNYPKAKQLFNSKSNKTGNLVFFTRISPVIPFALSNLLFAMIKAGWKNILIYGFLGMLPRTLTAFGLGLVASSFAEALDNRTNTFQVVAFVVLLALSVWGISRFFRSPAR, from the coding sequence ATGGCTCGACACACTGCCTTCTTATCCAATATCAGCTCCCTATACCAAAAAAATCCTCTCATGGCCTTGGCTATGCTTTGGGTAATGGTGATCCCGGCCATTGGCAGTACTATGTTGGTCAGTTTTGCCTACCTTAACCATGACATTCCTAGCTCACTACCTCCTAGCTTATACCTGCTTCTGATCCTTACCAGCACCATTATGATGGGATTGGCATTATGTCCTACCACTATCCTTGCCATTCTATTGGGATATTGGTGGGGATGGACAGTATTTCCAGCTGTCATCATTTCCTACTCCCTAGCGAGTCTATTAGGGTACTTTCTAGGGATGAAACTGGACAAAAACAGCCTTGCGCTTATCCTGAACAATTATCCCAAAGCAAAACAGCTCTTCAATAGTAAAAGTAATAAAACAGGCAATTTGGTGTTTTTCACCAGAATCAGCCCCGTGATTCCCTTTGCTCTTTCTAACCTTCTCTTTGCCATGATCAAGGCGGGATGGAAAAACATCCTTATCTATGGTTTTTTAGGAATGCTTCCACGGACGCTGACAGCTTTTGGACTAGGATTGGTCGCCAGTTCTTTTGCTGAAGCTCTTGACAACAGAACCAATACCTTTCAAGTGGTGGCCTTTGTGGTTCTATTGGCGCTAAGCGTATGGGGGATCAGTCGGTTCTTTAGATCCCCGGCTAGATAA
- a CDS encoding cryptochrome/photolyase family protein, with protein MKKITLFWMRRDLRLEDNTGLFYACQNEENVLPLFIFDTEILDELENKKDARVEFIHSQLQKIQDQLTQHGSSLLIKTGTPLETFKELVKEYDIAAVYTNRDYEPYSRLRDKNIDQFLQKQNIDFMDFKDQVIFEKEEILNEKGTFYKVFTPYKNAWLKKFKKTPPSLLQPNLQQLYPTHPLDFPSLSDIGFAPSAIQIPPLDINQSSIKTYDKTRDFPALDSTSHLGIHLRFGTISVRKLVLTAAKLNDTYLSELIWREFFMMILYHNPHVVTESFKQAYDKVPWRNDKEEFKKWCAGKTGYPLVDAGMRELNTTGYMHNRVRMVTASFLTKHLLIDWRWGEAYFAEKLLDYELAANNGNWQWAAGTGTDAQPYFRIFNPASQVEKFDKDLKYIKKWVKEYGSDQYPSPIVEHKMARERALKTYKSALDK; from the coding sequence ATGAAAAAGATCACCTTGTTTTGGATGAGAAGAGACCTTCGACTGGAGGACAATACTGGTTTGTTTTACGCCTGCCAAAATGAAGAAAATGTATTGCCCCTCTTTATTTTTGACACGGAAATACTGGATGAGTTAGAAAACAAAAAAGATGCCCGTGTAGAATTTATCCACTCCCAGCTCCAAAAGATCCAAGACCAACTCACTCAGCATGGCTCCTCACTGCTCATCAAGACCGGTACCCCACTGGAGACATTCAAGGAACTGGTCAAGGAATATGATATAGCAGCAGTCTATACCAACAGGGATTACGAACCCTATTCCCGTTTGCGGGACAAGAATATCGACCAATTCCTGCAAAAACAGAACATTGATTTCATGGACTTCAAAGATCAAGTGATTTTTGAAAAAGAGGAAATATTAAATGAAAAAGGTACTTTTTATAAAGTATTCACCCCTTATAAAAACGCTTGGTTAAAGAAATTCAAGAAGACCCCACCGTCCCTTTTGCAGCCAAACCTCCAACAGCTGTACCCGACCCATCCCTTGGATTTTCCCAGCCTTTCCGATATTGGCTTCGCCCCTTCTGCTATTCAAATACCACCGCTGGACATCAACCAGTCATCAATCAAAACTTACGACAAAACCAGGGATTTTCCCGCATTGGACAGCACCAGCCATTTGGGAATCCATCTTCGCTTTGGCACGATCAGCGTACGAAAACTAGTCTTGACGGCCGCAAAGCTGAACGACACCTACTTAAGCGAGTTGATATGGCGGGAATTCTTTATGATGATCCTTTACCACAACCCTCACGTGGTCACTGAGTCATTTAAACAAGCCTACGATAAAGTGCCTTGGCGCAACGACAAAGAGGAATTCAAAAAATGGTGCGCAGGGAAGACAGGCTATCCCCTTGTGGACGCAGGTATGCGCGAGCTCAATACCACTGGGTACATGCACAATCGAGTCCGAATGGTTACCGCTAGTTTTTTAACAAAGCATCTTTTAATTGACTGGCGTTGGGGAGAAGCGTATTTTGCAGAGAAATTGCTGGACTATGAACTGGCAGCCAACAATGGTAACTGGCAATGGGCAGCAGGAACGGGTACAGACGCCCAACCCTACTTCAGGATATTTAACCCAGCATCACAGGTAGAGAAGTTTGACAAAGACCTCAAATACATCAAGAAATGGGTCAAGGAATATGGCAGTGACCAATATCCTTCGCCTATCGTAGAACACAAAATGGCCCGGGAAAGGGCCTTGAAAACTTATAAATCAGCATTGGACAAATGA
- a CDS encoding trans-sulfuration enzyme family protein → MSNMKFGTKVIHAGVEPDPSTGAIMTPIYQTSTYVQSSPGQHQGFEYSRTNNPTRDALQKSIAALENGKHGLCFSSGMGAIDAVIKLLSPGDEVISTNDLYGGTYRIFTKIFAKYGIKFHLVSMDDPTSIEKYINDKTRLIWAETPTNPMMNIIDIEALVQIAQKHDLILGVDNTFATPFLQNPLDMGADLVMHSVTKYLAGHSDVVMGALVVNDDRLAQDLAFIQNSCGATPGPQDSFLVLRGIKTLHLRMERHCQNGKTIAGYLKHHPKVDKVYWPGFEDHPNHAIAAKQMRDFGGMISFSIVGDKQEDAVKVLENLRYFSLAESLGGVESLCGHPASMTHASIPKAEREKVGLTDSLIRLSVGVEDAEDLKNDLAQALGLI, encoded by the coding sequence ATGAGCAATATGAAATTCGGAACGAAAGTAATTCATGCAGGCGTGGAGCCAGATCCTAGCACTGGCGCCATCATGACACCCATTTATCAAACGTCCACCTATGTGCAGTCGTCACCGGGCCAGCATCAGGGATTTGAATATTCCAGGACCAATAACCCTACCCGTGATGCGCTTCAGAAGAGTATCGCAGCACTGGAAAATGGCAAACATGGTCTTTGCTTTTCTTCAGGGATGGGCGCCATAGATGCTGTGATCAAATTACTCAGTCCAGGCGATGAAGTCATCAGTACCAATGACCTGTATGGGGGCACTTACCGGATTTTTACGAAGATTTTTGCGAAATATGGCATCAAGTTTCACCTGGTATCCATGGATGACCCTACTTCCATAGAAAAGTACATCAATGATAAAACCCGGTTGATCTGGGCGGAGACACCTACCAATCCGATGATGAATATTATCGATATCGAGGCTTTGGTCCAGATTGCCCAGAAGCACGATTTGATTTTGGGAGTGGACAATACTTTTGCGACACCTTTCCTTCAGAACCCGCTGGATATGGGAGCGGATTTAGTGATGCATTCTGTGACTAAGTACTTGGCGGGTCATTCTGATGTAGTAATGGGTGCCTTGGTCGTCAATGATGATCGTTTGGCGCAGGACCTGGCCTTTATCCAGAACTCCTGTGGAGCCACTCCGGGGCCACAAGACAGTTTTTTGGTGCTTAGGGGGATCAAGACACTTCATCTTCGAATGGAGCGGCATTGTCAAAATGGCAAGACCATAGCTGGATACTTAAAGCATCACCCGAAGGTGGACAAGGTGTATTGGCCTGGATTTGAAGATCATCCCAATCATGCCATAGCGGCCAAACAGATGCGCGATTTTGGAGGGATGATCAGTTTTTCGATCGTGGGAGACAAGCAGGAAGATGCGGTAAAGGTGTTGGAAAACCTGCGCTATTTTTCGCTAGCCGAATCTTTGGGGGGTGTGGAGTCGCTCTGTGGCCATCCTGCATCCATGACCCATGCCAGTATCCCAAAAGCAGAAAGGGAAAAAGTCGGACTGACCGACTCTCTGATCCGGTTGAGTGTAGGGGTAGAGGATGCTGAAGATCTTAAAAATGACCTGGCACAAGCATTGGGTTTGATTTAG
- a CDS encoding translocation/assembly module TamB domain-containing protein, which yields MSGTAEQPIVQGMGTLTGGTMRVNYLNTYYTVDGNINFNPNEISFKGLNVTDTQGNTARMTGGIAHDGFRDFILDISSNLNNFQVLNTTLEDNSLFYGTAYASGTLDIFGAAQNLDITAKATTQPNTKIYIPLGSTENQAQEEFINIINVRDTTREISIEETVEKLEIKNVRMNFVLDVTPDAYTEIQIDPRTGENIQGRGRGNLTLNIDTQGNFNMTGNYEIVDAKYNFSLYNIINRQFTIQPGGRISWFGDPYEGLMDITATYRENVSLTSLQTSQTSAEFEDAQLYRRYPVEVIMDLDGPLMSPEINFDFDFSQFPDGEAQTTISAFKNRIANDEQEKNRQVFSLIMLRRFSPEGQFNSAGIGFSNLSQLVSSQLNALISQVDQNLEINIDLASLDETALETFQLSVAYTFLDGRLRVSRDGSFTDPQGNADLGSIAGDWQAEYLLTDDGRYRIRIYNKNNFNTFTSLQLAERVNTYGVSLSQTLLFSSFKELFQNIGKKKKKERILINDSDEYLRYNYLEDNSLPKPQEPNEPESPENPVKINIIETKPEEQKPKGTPNN from the coding sequence GTGTCCGGCACAGCAGAACAACCGATCGTCCAAGGAATGGGCACGCTTACTGGTGGCACCATGCGGGTCAACTACCTCAACACCTATTATACAGTGGATGGCAACATCAACTTCAATCCCAACGAAATCAGTTTCAAAGGCCTCAACGTGACTGACACACAAGGCAACACCGCTCGAATGACAGGGGGCATTGCCCATGATGGGTTCAGGGACTTTATACTTGACATTTCTTCCAACCTCAACAACTTCCAAGTATTGAACACTACCCTCGAAGACAACAGCCTCTTCTATGGGACCGCCTATGCTTCCGGCACCTTGGATATCTTCGGTGCTGCCCAAAACCTGGACATCACTGCAAAGGCAACCACACAGCCCAATACCAAAATCTACATCCCACTAGGCTCCACCGAAAACCAAGCCCAGGAAGAATTCATCAATATCATCAATGTCCGTGACACCACAAGGGAAATCAGTATCGAGGAAACAGTCGAAAAACTGGAAATCAAAAATGTCCGGATGAATTTTGTATTGGACGTCACTCCTGATGCGTATACTGAAATACAGATTGACCCGAGGACGGGGGAAAACATCCAAGGCCGTGGCCGTGGAAATCTCACGTTAAATATCGACACGCAGGGGAATTTCAACATGACTGGGAATTACGAAATAGTAGATGCCAAGTACAACTTTTCGCTCTACAATATCATCAACCGCCAATTCACCATCCAACCAGGAGGAAGGATTTCATGGTTTGGAGATCCGTATGAGGGCTTAATGGACATCACAGCTACTTATCGGGAAAATGTATCCTTGACCAGTCTCCAAACCAGTCAGACATCCGCTGAGTTTGAAGACGCCCAACTTTACCGTCGCTATCCTGTCGAAGTCATCATGGACCTGGACGGACCGCTGATGTCACCGGAAATCAATTTTGACTTTGACTTTTCCCAATTTCCTGATGGAGAAGCGCAGACCACCATCTCCGCTTTCAAAAACCGCATTGCCAATGACGAGCAGGAAAAAAACAGGCAAGTATTCTCCCTCATCATGTTGCGGAGGTTTTCTCCAGAAGGCCAGTTTAATAGCGCGGGCATTGGCTTCTCCAACCTCAGCCAGTTGGTATCCTCCCAGCTAAATGCACTAATTTCCCAAGTGGACCAAAACTTGGAAATCAACATTGACTTGGCCTCCCTGGACGAAACCGCACTGGAAACATTCCAGTTGAGTGTGGCCTATACGTTTCTGGATGGCCGTCTTCGGGTCAGCAGAGACGGTAGCTTCACCGATCCCCAAGGCAATGCCGACCTAGGAAGTATAGCAGGAGACTGGCAGGCCGAATACCTTCTAACGGATGATGGACGCTACCGCATCCGCATTTACAACAAAAACAACTTTAACACCTTCACCTCCCTCCAGCTTGCCGAGCGTGTCAATACCTACGGAGTATCCCTTTCCCAAACACTCCTCTTCAGCTCGTTTAAAGAACTCTTCCAGAACATTGGCAAAAAGAAGAAAAAAGAACGTATTCTCATCAACGATTCCGACGAATATTTGCGGTACAACTACCTCGAGGACAACAGCCTGCCCAAGCCTCAAGAGCCCAACGAGCCTGAAAGCCCCGAAAATCCTGTAAAAATAAATATCATCGAGACCAAACCAGAAGAGCAAAAGCCCAAAGGAACCCCAAACAATTAA
- a CDS encoding AsmA-like C-terminal region-containing protein, producing the protein MEKKSKVTEFLQKAWRGAARILSVPYVFFNLFLKKTIRRILKVLVYLLILFLLVAGSLHIPFIQTIASQFLASQLSERTGFETTIQNVHVRWWDALSLNGLTVRDPQDSLMANLESVYVDFSPSTILDPEQPGIDEIQLKGGQLRFLTHQGKKIPNISRFINELNSLFAPKKKNTDESTSQFSIQNMSFEEVSLDIMDFRKSPIENGFDYTRLRFRNLIGGAKNFLSKDHTISLDIRYLRGTEANSGVEIQQLLTKFHYSRTAMEFEDLFFKSNETVIKNYLKFSYDSVGSLSDFNNQVTMDASLDEAVLDIKDLKYFTSKIPDFDDRIFLSGDISGKVSDLNSEELLIRFGRRSALFGQFHIDGLPQIDSTFFQLSLVNSMVTSEDLSPYLDEKPRKEIAKFKDIHFDTDFSGYLSRFRTTGEFRTAIGEVSGRLDYLFEENQPRYYGQLAINSLDLGVLLNNKETFQKISLKGNLRGTGANLETILLNLDAKVNNIGINKYNYKGITTNAIFGKDFFRGRLAIEDPNLRMNVSGTLDLRNAKDSARLKMKLDTALLQNLNITQEEYFVSGGVELDTKGTDLDKVEGIARFKDLVIGHQGRRLAIDNFFFQSVFADDTRMISLNSDLLVASISGKFRAKEVYTDIQYLLKDYAAILTNSELEDPSDRGNGLNEYNLDLNMSLHDINPILQLFVPNVYISKNTSVEGAFYQTADNTIFNFYAGIDTIQYDNKLFLQNDLDFNTAKIKDSREVLAACYVNSKEQQLTPDIVFNNLSMEAIWDESAMDVNLGIDQLKTNSYAQISSQIELSQDQTSIVFEPSDIKILENYWEFDPENSIIISQDRIDVDNLKLSNNGQFLALNGRVNENPDEILSFEINDVNLDFINTFAIRKYSGTANGIFAFNNFMQRTGAYGSLMLDSLSVNNFLIGNVEAATYFENDKINLSLTNTREAQKNIEVTGFINTQNDQLSLNGDFSRTKLDILEPFLSEYLTELGGQSLVI; encoded by the coding sequence TTGGAAAAGAAATCGAAAGTTACGGAATTTTTGCAGAAAGCATGGAGGGGAGCTGCACGCATCTTATCGGTTCCTTATGTTTTCTTTAATTTATTCCTGAAGAAAACCATCAGAAGGATACTAAAAGTTCTCGTTTACCTGTTGATCTTGTTTTTATTGGTGGCAGGCTCCTTGCACATCCCCTTTATCCAAACGATCGCTTCCCAGTTTCTGGCAAGCCAGCTCAGCGAACGAACGGGCTTCGAAACCACTATACAAAATGTCCATGTCCGTTGGTGGGATGCCCTCAGTCTAAATGGGCTGACGGTAAGGGATCCGCAGGACAGCCTGATGGCCAACCTGGAAAGTGTATACGTGGATTTTTCTCCCTCCACCATACTGGACCCTGAGCAGCCCGGTATCGATGAGATCCAGCTAAAGGGTGGACAGCTCCGTTTTTTGACACATCAAGGAAAAAAAATCCCCAACATTTCCCGTTTCATCAATGAACTGAACAGCCTTTTTGCCCCAAAGAAGAAAAACACGGACGAAAGCACCAGTCAATTTTCGATCCAAAACATGTCCTTTGAGGAGGTGTCTCTTGACATCATGGATTTTAGAAAATCACCCATCGAAAACGGCTTCGATTATACCCGCCTCCGGTTTAGAAACCTGATAGGGGGCGCCAAGAACTTCCTATCCAAAGACCACACCATCTCCCTTGACATCCGGTACCTTAGAGGAACCGAAGCCAACTCTGGCGTGGAAATCCAGCAGCTATTGACCAAATTTCACTATTCCAGAACAGCCATGGAGTTTGAAGATTTATTCTTTAAGTCCAACGAAACGGTCATTAAAAACTACCTGAAATTCAGCTATGACAGTGTCGGGTCCCTCAGTGATTTCAATAACCAAGTAACCATGGATGCCAGCTTGGACGAAGCTGTTCTCGACATCAAAGATTTAAAGTATTTTACCAGTAAAATACCGGATTTTGATGACCGGATATTCCTTAGCGGTGATATTTCCGGCAAAGTCAGTGACCTCAACTCGGAAGAACTGCTGATCAGGTTTGGACGGAGAAGCGCCTTGTTCGGCCAGTTTCACATCGACGGGCTTCCCCAAATAGACAGTACCTTCTTCCAACTTTCATTGGTCAATTCCATGGTCACCAGTGAGGACCTTTCGCCCTATCTGGATGAGAAACCCAGAAAGGAAATCGCCAAGTTTAAAGACATCCATTTTGATACGGATTTTTCAGGCTACCTGTCCCGCTTTAGGACTACAGGTGAATTCAGGACGGCCATTGGCGAGGTTTCCGGCAGGTTGGACTACCTTTTTGAGGAAAACCAACCTCGATATTATGGTCAACTAGCTATCAACAGCCTAGATCTAGGCGTATTGCTGAACAATAAGGAGACTTTCCAAAAAATATCCCTCAAAGGAAATCTCCGAGGCACAGGTGCCAACCTGGAAACGATCCTTCTCAACTTGGACGCAAAAGTCAATAATATTGGTATCAACAAATACAATTACAAAGGCATCACCACCAATGCTATCTTTGGCAAGGATTTTTTCAGAGGCCGACTAGCCATCGAGGATCCCAATTTGAGAATGAATGTTTCGGGGACTCTTGACCTGAGAAATGCCAAGGACTCCGCTCGATTGAAGATGAAGCTGGACACCGCATTGCTCCAAAACCTGAACATCACTCAGGAAGAGTATTTCGTAAGCGGTGGAGTGGAACTGGACACCAAAGGAACTGACTTGGACAAAGTCGAAGGTATTGCCCGGTTTAAAGACCTTGTTATTGGCCACCAAGGACGGCGCCTAGCTATTGATAATTTCTTTTTCCAATCGGTCTTTGCTGATGACACTCGAATGATCTCCCTTAACTCCGACCTTCTCGTCGCAAGTATCTCGGGGAAGTTCAGGGCGAAAGAAGTATACACAGACATTCAATACCTGCTAAAAGACTATGCTGCCATTCTGACCAATTCAGAATTGGAAGATCCGAGCGACAGAGGCAATGGCCTTAATGAATACAACCTCGACCTTAACATGAGTTTGCATGATATCAACCCCATTTTGCAGCTCTTCGTCCCCAATGTTTATATTTCAAAAAACACCTCCGTGGAAGGGGCCTTTTACCAAACCGCCGATAACACCATCTTCAACTTCTATGCTGGAATAGACACGATCCAGTACGACAATAAGCTGTTTCTACAAAATGACCTGGATTTTAATACCGCTAAGATCAAAGACTCTAGGGAAGTCTTGGCTGCCTGTTATGTCAATTCCAAAGAACAGCAGCTCACCCCTGACATAGTGTTCAATAACCTCAGTATGGAGGCAATCTGGGATGAATCTGCCATGGATGTAAACCTCGGAATCGACCAGTTAAAAACCAACAGCTATGCACAAATAAGCAGCCAAATAGAACTGTCCCAAGACCAAACATCGATCGTTTTTGAACCTTCCGACATCAAGATCTTGGAAAACTACTGGGAGTTTGATCCTGAAAACTCCATCATCATTTCCCAAGACCGGATTGACGTGGACAATTTAAAGCTATCCAACAACGGGCAGTTTCTCGCCCTCAATGGCCGAGTCAACGAAAATCCAGATGAAATCCTAAGTTTTGAAATTAACGACGTAAACCTCGACTTCATCAATACTTTTGCGATCAGAAAGTACAGTGGCACCGCCAATGGTATCTTTGCCTTCAACAATTTCATGCAAAGAACAGGAGCGTATGGAAGCTTGATGCTGGACAGCCTATCAGTCAATAACTTTCTTATAGGAAACGTGGAAGCAGCTACTTATTTTGAAAATGACAAGATCAACCTCAGCCTTACCAATACCAGGGAAGCACAAAAAAACATAGAAGTTACCGGCTTCATCAACACCCAAAATGACCAATTGTCTCTCAATGGGGATTTCAGCAGAACCAAACTGGATATCTTGGAGCCGTTTCTCTCCGAATACCTGACCGAATTGGGGGGACAGTCTCTGGTAATATAG
- a CDS encoding Smr/MutS family protein, producing MNIGDKVRLLHGNEEGTITRISGSGRIEIEIEDGFKIPAMKNEVVVIHQTEKEYFGEGQSAIPQTAPLEAPKSSQPQGGIFISYIPLNDKDLSVHLINNTDKDYLFMASEIFGDNSRTLASGNFSAKTSLKIDEKVIAQFEKWPELFFRFIPINHKAEKTQPAFEKKVKFKASSFFKSQQTAPLTGKKGYLFTLNQQTKDLNIKELNQDLNEESAPQPNEKQFKRPEKEIDLHIEKLADDHEFMSNSEMLRLQMETFEKNLNYAIASGMDEISFIHGIGNGVLRKEIHKYLSQLENIKYFQDTQKSRFGYGATFVRIN from the coding sequence ATGAACATCGGAGACAAGGTGCGCTTACTGCACGGCAATGAAGAAGGTACCATCACCAGAATATCTGGCAGTGGACGAATAGAAATAGAAATCGAAGATGGTTTTAAAATCCCTGCGATGAAAAACGAGGTGGTCGTCATCCACCAAACAGAAAAGGAGTATTTTGGCGAAGGGCAAAGCGCCATACCCCAAACTGCACCACTGGAAGCACCAAAAAGCTCCCAGCCACAAGGAGGAATCTTCATCAGCTACATCCCCCTCAATGACAAAGACCTTAGTGTCCACCTGATCAATAATACGGACAAAGACTACCTTTTTATGGCATCCGAGATTTTCGGTGACAACTCCAGGACACTGGCATCTGGAAACTTTTCTGCCAAAACCAGCTTAAAAATCGACGAAAAAGTCATTGCTCAATTTGAGAAATGGCCAGAACTGTTCTTTCGTTTTATCCCTATAAACCACAAGGCAGAAAAGACACAGCCAGCATTTGAGAAAAAAGTAAAGTTCAAGGCTTCATCATTTTTCAAAAGCCAGCAAACAGCCCCGTTGACAGGCAAAAAAGGCTATCTCTTTACCCTGAACCAGCAAACCAAAGACCTAAACATAAAAGAACTCAACCAAGATCTTAATGAGGAGAGTGCCCCGCAGCCTAACGAAAAACAATTTAAGCGACCGGAAAAGGAGATCGACCTGCACATCGAAAAGCTGGCCGATGATCATGAGTTCATGAGCAACAGCGAAATGCTGCGGCTACAAATGGAAACTTTCGAAAAGAACCTCAACTATGCCATTGCATCAGGAATGGACGAAATCAGCTTTATCCACGGCATTGGCAATGGGGTATTGAGAAAAGAAATCCACAAATACCTGAGCCAATTGGAAAATATTAAGTACTTTCAAGACACCCAAAAGAGCCGGTTTGGATATGGTGCTACCTTTGTACGTATAAACTAA